A single genomic interval of Vulpes vulpes isolate BD-2025 chromosome 3, VulVul3, whole genome shotgun sequence harbors:
- the SBDS gene encoding ribosome maturation protein SBDS translates to MSIFTPTNQIRLTNVAVVRMKRAGKRFEIACYKNKVVGWRSGVEKDLDEVLQTHSVFVNVSKGQVAKKEDLISAFGTDDQTEICKQILTKGEVQVSDKERHTQLEQMFRDIATIVADKCVNPETKRPYTVILIERAMKDIHYSVKTNKSTKQQALEVIKQLKEKMQIERAHMRLRFLLPVNEGKKLKEKLKPLIKVIESEDYGQQLEIVCLIDPGCFREIDELIKKETKGKGSLEVLNLKDVEEGDEKFE, encoded by the exons ATGTCCATCTTCACCCCCACCAACCAGATCCGCCTCACCAACGTGGCGGTGGTGCGCATGAAGCGCGCCGGGAAGCGCTTCGAAATCGCCTGCTACAAAAACAAAGTGGTGGGCTGGCGGAGCGGCGT GGAAAAAGACCTTGATGAAGTTCTGCAGACCCACTCAGTGTTCGTAAACGTTTCTAAAGGTCAGGTTGCAAAGAAGGAAGATCTGATCAGTGCCTTTGGAACAGATGACCAGACAGAAATCTGTAAGCAG attttaactaAAGGAGAGGTTCAAGTATCAGATAAAGAACGGCATACGCAGCTGGAGCAGATGTTCAGGGACATTGCAACTATCGTAGCTGACAAGTGTGTGAACCCTGAAACAAAGAGACCATATACTGTTATCCTTATTGAGAGAGCCATGAAGGACATCCACTATTCAGTCAAAACCAATAAGAGTACAAAACAGCAG GCTTTGGAGGTGATAAAGCAGTTAAAGGAGAAAATGCAGATCGAACGTGCTCACATGAGACTCCGGTTCCTTCTCCCAGTGAATGAAGggaagaagctgaaagaaaagcTCAAGCCACTGATCAAGGTCATAGAGAGTGAAGACTACGGTCAGCAGTTAGAAATT GTGTGTCTAATTGACCCGGGCTGCTTCAGAGAAATTGATGAGCtaataaaaaaggagacaaaaggcAAAGGTTCTTTGGAAGTACTCAACTTGAAAGATGTGGAAGAAGGAGATGAGAAATTTGAATAA